Proteins encoded in a region of the Thermocaproicibacter melissae genome:
- a CDS encoding TspO/MBR family protein, whose protein sequence is MGTGTLANLLTQGSMETYQQFQKPPLSPPAIVFPIVWTILFILMGISAYQIYVSDLDCRRPALIVFGVQLAFNFLWSIFFFNLRAYLFAFLWLILLWALVLAMILLFYRCRRSAALLQIPYLLWVTFAVYLSYSVWMLNR, encoded by the coding sequence CTGGGCACCGGCACACTTGCCAATTTGCTGACGCAGGGGAGCATGGAAACCTACCAGCAGTTTCAAAAACCGCCGCTGTCTCCGCCTGCAATCGTATTCCCTATTGTGTGGACAATTCTGTTCATCCTGATGGGCATTTCCGCCTATCAGATTTATGTATCGGACTTGGACTGCCGCCGACCCGCCCTGATTGTTTTCGGCGTACAGCTTGCATTCAATTTCCTGTGGTCGATTTTCTTCTTCAATCTGCGCGCATACCTGTTCGCTTTTCTCTGGCTGATTCTTCTCTGGGCACTCGTGCTTGCGATGATTCTTCTGTTTTACCGCTGCCGTCGAAGTGCGGCGCTACTGCAAATTCCCTATCTGCTGTGGGTAACCTTTGCGGTTTACCTGAGCTATTCCGTGTGGATGCTGAACCGCTGA
- a CDS encoding M24 family metallopeptidase, translating into MNERRVSRVLQNMEAKGLSQILISSPSDIFFLTGRLIDPGERLLALYLNRSGVRKIYINNLFTVPEDLGAEKIRFSDSDDSIGLLFDGIDHTQPLGIDRNFAARFLLPLIDRKAATGYVLASDCVGAVRSCKDETEIALMKEATRINDASMAEFFAGIRPGITELSLAESMLKIYRKNGAQGYSFEPLVAFGKNAALGHHAPDNTPLHEGDCVLIDVGCRKDGYCSDMTRTFFYRSASDHAKQVYDIVKRANEAAEAMIKPGVRFCDIDAAARDLITKEGYGEAFTHRLGHSIGLEVHEGEDVSASNRNEVRPGMIFSIEPGIYLEGELGVRIEDLVLVTETGCEVLNSYSKELTIVP; encoded by the coding sequence ATGAATGAAAGACGTGTCAGCCGCGTTTTGCAAAATATGGAGGCGAAGGGCCTTTCCCAGATTCTTATTAGCAGCCCGTCGGATATTTTCTTCCTTACCGGGCGCCTGATTGACCCCGGTGAGAGGCTGCTTGCCCTTTACCTCAACCGCAGCGGTGTGCGCAAAATCTATATCAATAACCTTTTCACCGTCCCGGAAGACCTCGGAGCAGAGAAAATCCGTTTTTCGGATTCCGATGATTCCATTGGCCTTCTATTTGACGGCATCGACCATACCCAGCCGCTCGGTATCGACCGCAACTTTGCGGCGCGCTTTTTGCTGCCGCTCATTGACCGCAAAGCCGCAACGGGTTATGTGCTCGCCTCCGACTGCGTAGGCGCAGTGCGTTCCTGCAAGGACGAGACAGAGATAGCGCTGATGAAGGAAGCAACTCGCATCAACGACGCTTCCATGGCGGAATTTTTCGCAGGTATCCGCCCGGGCATTACGGAATTGTCCCTCGCGGAATCCATGCTGAAAATCTACCGGAAAAACGGCGCGCAGGGTTATTCGTTCGAGCCGCTTGTCGCATTCGGCAAAAACGCCGCTTTGGGACACCATGCGCCGGATAATACGCCTCTGCACGAAGGCGACTGCGTGCTGATTGACGTGGGTTGCCGCAAAGACGGCTATTGCTCCGATATGACGCGCACCTTCTTTTACCGCAGTGCCTCTGACCACGCCAAACAGGTGTATGACATTGTGAAGCGCGCCAATGAGGCCGCCGAAGCGATGATTAAGCCGGGCGTGCGGTTCTGCGACATTGATGCGGCCGCGAGAGACCTCATCACCAAAGAGGGCTACGGCGAAGCCTTTACGCACCGTCTTGGCCATTCCATCGGGCTTGAGGTTCATGAAGGGGAGGACGTTTCCGCTTCCAACCGAAACGAGGTTCGCCCGGGTATGATTTTTTCCATTGAGCCCGGCATTTACCTCGAGGGAGAACTCGGCGTCCGCATTGAGGACCTTGTCCTTGTTACCGAGACGGGCTGCGAAGTTCTCAACAGCTACTCAAAAGAGCTTACCATCGTTCCTTAA
- the nikC gene encoding nickel transporter permease, whose translation MDETNEIMENSSVTELQEKPESVWKSMWDSLKKNKAAMVSLVFIGILVLIAIVTAIFPGILPHDPYKQDLTKAFVSPNSEYWFGTDQLGRDIFSRIMIGTRVSLSVGVIAVAVALTFGILLGSLAGYIGGWVDTLIMRIMDIMLSIPSILLAIAFMAALGQGIDKAIIAISLVSIPEYARIVRGEILSVKQNDYVQAAKVIGNKDSRIVFHHILPNVLSSIIVRATLGISSAILDASALGFLGLGVQPPAAEWGDMLGRARNYILMAPYSMIFPGLAISLSVLAFNLLGDGLRDALDPKSRQN comes from the coding sequence ATGGATGAGACAAATGAAATCATGGAGAACTCCTCAGTAACGGAGCTCCAGGAAAAACCGGAATCCGTCTGGAAATCAATGTGGGACAGCCTTAAAAAGAACAAGGCGGCAATGGTCAGCCTTGTTTTCATCGGTATTTTGGTCCTCATTGCGATTGTCACGGCGATATTCCCGGGAATTCTTCCGCATGACCCATATAAACAAGACCTTACCAAAGCGTTTGTTTCCCCCAATTCGGAGTATTGGTTTGGTACTGACCAGTTGGGAAGAGATATTTTCAGCAGAATTATGATTGGAACCCGCGTCAGCCTCTCGGTTGGCGTCATTGCGGTTGCCGTTGCTCTGACATTCGGCATCCTGCTGGGTTCCCTCGCCGGTTACATCGGCGGCTGGGTGGATACGCTCATCATGCGTATTATGGATATTATGCTTTCCATCCCGTCCATTCTTCTGGCAATTGCCTTCATGGCTGCTCTTGGACAGGGTATTGACAAAGCTATCATAGCCATCAGCCTTGTTTCCATTCCGGAATATGCCCGCATTGTCCGCGGTGAAATTCTTTCCGTAAAGCAGAACGACTATGTTCAGGCGGCAAAGGTAATCGGCAACAAGGATTCACGAATTGTTTTCCATCACATTCTTCCGAATGTTTTGTCTTCGATTATTGTCCGTGCTACGCTCGGTATTTCCTCAGCAATTCTGGATGCTTCGGCACTTGGGTTCCTCGGCCTCGGCGTTCAGCCGCCGGCAGCCGAATGGGGCGACATGCTCGGCCGTGCGCGTAACTACATCCTGATGGCCCCGTATTCGATGATTTTCCCGGGCCTTGCCATTTCGCTGTCCGTTCTCGCGTTCAATCTGCTCGGTGACGGCCTGCGCGACGCTCTCGACCCGAAATCCAGACAGAATTGA
- a CDS encoding ABC transporter ATP-binding protein, which produces MSEEVLLDVQHLKKYFVVEKSFFGKPTSILKAVDDVSFQIKKGEAFGLVGESGCGKSTIGKMIVDLYQPTSGKIIFEGTDLTALPKKERRKYCKDIQLIFQDPYASLNPRMTIGDIIAEPIIINKLRPRNEVEKRVEQLLNYVGLSSAYRNRYPYEFSGGQRQRVGIARALAVEPKLIVCDEPVSALDVSIQAQVLNLLDELKEEFNLTYLFIAHGLNVVKHISDRVGVMYLGKLMEIAPKNELYHNPLNPYTQALLSAIPSIDPNKRKKRIVLEGDVPSPIDPPEGCRFCSRCFKRMDGCETFDCMLREVAPNHHVACKLYENGMPDDAKKEA; this is translated from the coding sequence ATGAGCGAAGAAGTTTTACTTGATGTCCAGCACCTGAAAAAGTACTTCGTTGTGGAGAAGAGCTTTTTCGGGAAACCTACTTCCATTTTGAAGGCTGTCGACGATGTTTCGTTCCAGATTAAGAAGGGCGAAGCATTTGGCCTTGTCGGTGAATCAGGCTGCGGCAAGAGTACAATCGGCAAAATGATTGTGGACCTTTACCAGCCTACCAGCGGCAAGATTATCTTTGAAGGAACCGATCTCACTGCGCTTCCCAAAAAGGAACGCAGAAAATACTGCAAAGACATTCAACTGATTTTCCAAGACCCGTACGCTTCTTTGAATCCGCGCATGACAATCGGCGACATTATCGCTGAGCCGATTATCATTAACAAGCTGCGCCCCAGAAACGAAGTGGAGAAGCGCGTGGAGCAGCTGCTCAATTATGTTGGACTTTCCAGCGCCTACCGCAACCGCTACCCGTATGAATTTTCCGGCGGCCAGCGTCAGCGTGTCGGCATTGCACGCGCCCTTGCAGTTGAGCCGAAGCTGATTGTCTGCGATGAGCCTGTTTCCGCTCTTGACGTTTCCATTCAGGCGCAGGTGTTGAACCTCCTTGATGAATTGAAGGAAGAATTCAACCTAACATACCTGTTTATCGCACACGGCCTCAATGTCGTGAAACATATCAGCGACCGAGTGGGCGTTATGTACCTCGGCAAGCTGATGGAAATTGCGCCGAAGAACGAACTGTATCATAATCCGCTCAATCCGTACACGCAGGCCCTTCTCTCGGCCATTCCGTCCATCGACCCCAACAAGCGCAAAAAGCGTATTGTTCTGGAAGGCGATGTGCCTAGCCCGATTGATCCGCCGGAGGGCTGCAGATTCTGCTCCCGCTGCTTCAAGCGAATGGATGGTTGTGAGACCTTCGATTGCATGTTAAGAGAAGTAGCCCCGAACCATCATGTTGCGTGCAAGCTGTATGAGAACGGCATGCCGGACGATGCCAAAAAGGAAGCGTAA
- a CDS encoding ABC transporter substrate-binding protein, with protein sequence MKKNCKFKKLSALILTAAIIGTAMTGCTKSQRASEVNSGSTSGTDAALKDTFTYAQGADPRGLDPAYVDDGESAKVMCNIYEGLLRYKNDSTEIEPWLAESYEVSDDGVTYTFHLRKGVKFHDGTDFNADAVKKSIDRLLEPNVSDDMPYASFVFGSKKAKTGVKEVKVVDDYTVQIILFTPQTSFIKNIAMIMAAPIVSPTALEKYNGNLNEHPVGTGPYKFVSWDKNQNIKLVRNDDYWGEKAKTKNIVFRFISENSARDIALTSGEVDAIDGISASDVDQLKNAGEKIFSADGMTINYMAYNTTSEKFKDVAARKAFSQAVNVPELVKSLYKDYATPATSIMPFFMNPGSKNVKSTTYDKAAAKAGLAKAGITSVNMITYSNPRPYNTVGGQVLAEAIQGYLKEVGVTCKISTYDWTTYKSVVKKGDYDICFYGWTGDNGDPDNFMNLLDDKDVSMNVSRYNNPEYHKLILKGQQTPEGEEREKIYTQLEQMAADDNVWLVISHSKNLAAYNPKVSGYFYHQTGVTRFAGVTVSK encoded by the coding sequence ATGAAAAAGAACTGCAAATTCAAGAAACTTTCCGCATTGATTCTAACTGCAGCTATCATTGGAACGGCTATGACAGGCTGCACAAAAAGCCAGCGTGCATCCGAAGTGAACTCCGGTAGCACAAGTGGAACTGACGCAGCCCTCAAAGATACTTTTACCTATGCTCAGGGTGCCGATCCGCGCGGACTTGATCCGGCATATGTGGATGATGGCGAGTCTGCCAAGGTCATGTGCAACATTTACGAAGGACTTCTGAGATACAAGAACGATTCCACCGAAATTGAGCCGTGGCTTGCAGAGAGCTATGAGGTCAGCGACGACGGCGTGACATATACGTTCCATCTTCGCAAAGGCGTCAAATTCCACGACGGCACGGATTTCAACGCTGACGCTGTTAAGAAGTCCATTGACCGGTTGCTCGAGCCGAATGTTTCTGACGATATGCCTTATGCTTCTTTCGTCTTCGGCTCAAAAAAGGCAAAGACCGGTGTTAAGGAAGTTAAGGTTGTAGACGACTACACGGTACAGATCATTCTGTTCACCCCGCAGACTTCCTTCATTAAGAATATTGCCATGATTATGGCAGCACCGATCGTCAGCCCGACGGCGCTGGAAAAATACAACGGCAACTTGAATGAGCATCCGGTTGGTACAGGGCCGTATAAGTTCGTTTCCTGGGACAAGAACCAGAACATCAAACTGGTACGCAATGACGATTACTGGGGCGAAAAAGCCAAAACGAAGAACATTGTTTTCCGCTTCATCAGCGAAAACTCCGCCCGCGACATTGCTCTGACTTCCGGTGAAGTGGATGCAATCGACGGAATCTCCGCATCCGATGTTGATCAGCTGAAAAATGCCGGTGAAAAGATTTTCTCCGCTGACGGTATGACCATCAACTACATGGCATACAACACAACCTCTGAGAAATTCAAGGATGTTGCAGCACGTAAAGCATTCAGCCAGGCAGTCAACGTTCCTGAGCTTGTCAAGAGCCTTTACAAAGACTACGCAACTCCGGCTACGAGCATTATGCCGTTCTTCATGAATCCAGGCAGCAAGAATGTCAAGTCGACTACGTATGACAAAGCTGCGGCAAAAGCAGGACTTGCCAAGGCGGGTATTACTTCCGTCAACATGATTACCTATTCCAACCCGCGTCCGTACAATACGGTTGGCGGTCAGGTCCTTGCAGAAGCAATTCAGGGTTATCTGAAAGAAGTCGGTGTGACCTGCAAGATCAGCACCTATGACTGGACAACGTATAAGTCCGTCGTTAAGAAGGGCGATTACGATATCTGCTTCTACGGCTGGACCGGTGACAACGGTGACCCGGACAACTTCATGAACCTGCTTGACGACAAGGATGTTTCCATGAATGTTTCCCGTTACAACAATCCGGAATACCACAAGCTGATTCTCAAGGGCCAGCAGACCCCCGAGGGCGAAGAGCGTGAAAAGATTTATACGCAGCTTGAGCAGATGGCTGCCGATGACAATGTATGGCTTGTCATTTCGCACTCCAAGAACCTCGCTGCCTACAATCCAAAGGTAAGCGGTTACTTCTATCATCAGACGGGCGTTACCCGTTTTGCTGGTGTGACTGTTTCAAAATAA
- a CDS encoding ABC transporter ATP-binding protein, which translates to MLLEVKNLTTEFKVKHGTVRAVNNLSFHVNEGEILAIVGESGSGKSVTSLSIMGLLPPNGKVTGGEILYRGEDLLKKSESEMRAIKGDKISMIFQEPMTSLNPVYRIKDQIMESILTHNSKMTKKEALQHTIEMLRTVGIPSPEERAYDYPHEMSGGMRQRVMIAMALACQPDLLIADEPTTALDVTIQAQILELLYEMREKFNMSVMLITHDLGVVAEAADRVIVMYCGQIVESAEVKSLFANPMHPYTLGLLKSIPRLEDESKEPLYMIKGMVPNPLHMPQGCPFSDRCDRCMEICRKKKPELRQVGDHMVRCFLYESGEETK; encoded by the coding sequence ATGTTGCTTGAAGTTAAAAATCTTACCACGGAATTCAAGGTAAAGCACGGCACCGTTCGTGCAGTGAATAACCTCAGCTTCCATGTCAATGAAGGCGAGATTCTTGCAATTGTCGGTGAATCCGGTTCCGGAAAGAGTGTTACTTCGCTTTCCATCATGGGACTTCTGCCGCCTAACGGCAAAGTAACCGGCGGTGAGATCCTCTACCGAGGCGAAGACCTGCTGAAAAAATCAGAGAGTGAAATGCGCGCAATTAAAGGCGACAAAATCAGCATGATTTTTCAGGAGCCGATGACGAGCCTCAATCCGGTTTACCGCATTAAAGATCAAATCATGGAGAGCATCCTGACGCACAACAGCAAAATGACAAAGAAGGAAGCGCTCCAGCACACCATAGAAATGCTCCGCACGGTAGGTATTCCTTCTCCGGAAGAGCGCGCATACGATTACCCGCACGAGATGAGCGGCGGTATGCGCCAGCGCGTCATGATTGCCATGGCGCTTGCCTGCCAGCCTGACCTGTTGATTGCCGACGAGCCTACTACGGCCCTTGACGTAACCATTCAGGCTCAGATTCTGGAGCTCCTTTACGAAATGCGCGAGAAATTTAATATGTCCGTCATGCTTATCACGCATGACCTCGGCGTTGTTGCCGAGGCAGCCGACCGCGTTATCGTGATGTACTGCGGTCAGATTGTGGAAAGCGCAGAAGTAAAGTCATTGTTTGCAAATCCGATGCATCCTTATACGCTCGGACTTCTGAAATCTATTCCGCGCCTTGAGGATGAAAGCAAGGAACCACTCTACATGATTAAGGGCATGGTTCCGAACCCGCTCCATATGCCGCAGGGATGCCCGTTCAGCGACCGCTGTGACCGCTGCATGGAAATCTGCCGCAAGAAAAAACCGGAGCTCCGCCAGGTCGGAGATCACATGGTGCGGTGTTTCCTGTATGAAAGCGGGGAGGAGACAAAATGA
- a CDS encoding bacteriohemerythrin encodes MWNDGLKIGVPLIDSEHKELCSRIDQLLDACNKGQGRAEIVKTVAFLEEYTIKHFSDEERLQRSSGYPKCAEHKEMHEYFKAKVADLKKSLDENGANIANISDTNFFLMNWLINHIQKVDKELATYIK; translated from the coding sequence ATGTGGAATGATGGGCTGAAAATAGGAGTACCGCTGATTGACAGCGAGCACAAGGAGCTCTGCTCGAGGATTGACCAGCTCCTCGATGCCTGCAACAAGGGGCAGGGCCGTGCTGAAATTGTAAAGACGGTTGCATTCCTCGAGGAGTATACCATCAAGCATTTTTCCGACGAAGAACGTCTCCAGCGCAGCTCGGGATACCCGAAATGCGCGGAGCACAAGGAAATGCATGAATATTTCAAGGCGAAGGTTGCTGACCTGAAAAAGAGCCTCGACGAAAACGGCGCAAATATCGCGAATATCTCGGATACCAACTTCTTCCTGATGAATTGGCTCATCAATCATATCCAGAAAGTCGACAAGGAACTTGCTACATATATAAAATAA
- a CDS encoding four-helix bundle copper-binding protein codes for MGVVSTCTDQYQTCIDQCNRCAQACHECIMLCLKEPDVAARKDHIAMMMDCTSLCKEAACLMSSNSKHVKEICQLCATVCDECSTGCAQFKDDHCQKCAAECKKCADLCRSM; via the coding sequence ATGGGAGTTGTTTCCACCTGCACAGATCAATATCAAACCTGCATTGACCAGTGCAACCGGTGTGCTCAAGCGTGCCATGAGTGCATCATGCTCTGCCTGAAAGAACCGGATGTGGCTGCCAGAAAAGACCACATTGCGATGATGATGGACTGCACCAGCCTCTGCAAAGAAGCCGCCTGCCTGATGTCATCGAATTCCAAACATGTAAAGGAAATCTGCCAGTTGTGCGCAACAGTCTGCGATGAATGTTCAACCGGCTGCGCACAGTTCAAAGACGACCACTGCCAGAAATGCGCGGCCGAATGTAAAAAATGCGCTGATCTCTGCCGTTCCATGTAA
- the asnS gene encoding asparagine--tRNA ligase: protein MTRTQISAIHAAPEQFGGKTVTVCGWIRSVRSSKTFGFIDLNDGSCFKGIQIVFEDGKLPNFKEVAKMNVGTAISVTGSVLLTPQAKQPFEIHADSINVEGASTPDYPLQKKRHTVEYLRSVAHLRARTNLCGAAFRVRSAAAYEIHRFFQERGFVYVHTPLITGSDCEGAGEMFTVTSFDLDNLPKTEDGKTDFTQDFFGKHTSLTVSGQLEAECMAMAYGNVYTFGPTFRAEKSYTQRHAAEFWMIEPEMAFADLNDDMALAEDMMKYVIRAVMERCPDDLEFFNKFVDNGLLERLNHLVSSEFVRVPYTEAVKLLEKNNAKFEYPVSWGSDLQTEHEKYLTEQIFGGPVFVTDYPKEIKAFYMRQNDDGKTVAAVDCLVPGIGEIIGGSQREERLELLQKRMAELGMNEENYRWYLDLRRYGGPKHAGFGLGFERLVMYLTGISNIRDVLPFPRTTGSAEF, encoded by the coding sequence TTGACAAGAACTCAGATTTCTGCCATCCACGCGGCGCCGGAGCAATTCGGTGGCAAAACCGTTACCGTCTGTGGGTGGATTCGCTCCGTGCGTTCTTCTAAAACATTCGGATTTATTGACCTGAACGATGGAAGCTGCTTCAAGGGGATACAGATTGTTTTTGAAGACGGCAAACTGCCGAATTTTAAGGAAGTTGCCAAGATGAACGTCGGCACGGCTATTTCCGTTACCGGAAGCGTGCTGTTAACGCCGCAGGCAAAACAGCCTTTTGAAATCCATGCCGATTCGATCAACGTAGAAGGCGCATCCACGCCGGATTACCCGCTGCAGAAAAAGCGCCATACAGTCGAATACCTTCGCTCGGTCGCTCATTTGCGCGCGCGCACGAACCTCTGCGGAGCCGCTTTCCGCGTGCGTTCGGCAGCCGCTTATGAAATTCACCGCTTTTTCCAGGAGCGCGGCTTTGTCTATGTGCATACGCCGCTCATCACCGGAAGCGACTGCGAGGGCGCGGGCGAGATGTTCACCGTCACCTCGTTCGACCTTGACAATCTTCCCAAAACGGAAGACGGCAAGACCGATTTCACGCAGGACTTCTTCGGCAAGCATACCTCGCTGACGGTTTCCGGGCAGTTGGAAGCTGAGTGCATGGCGATGGCTTACGGCAATGTTTACACGTTCGGCCCGACTTTCCGCGCCGAGAAATCCTACACGCAGCGCCACGCGGCGGAGTTTTGGATGATTGAGCCGGAGATGGCGTTTGCCGACCTGAACGATGACATGGCGCTTGCCGAGGATATGATGAAGTATGTCATCCGTGCTGTGATGGAGCGCTGCCCTGATGACCTTGAATTCTTCAACAAATTTGTGGACAACGGTCTTTTGGAGCGCCTGAACCATCTTGTCTCCTCCGAATTTGTTCGTGTTCCGTACACCGAAGCAGTTAAGCTGTTGGAGAAGAACAACGCCAAGTTTGAGTACCCCGTTTCTTGGGGCTCCGATCTCCAGACCGAGCACGAAAAATACCTCACCGAGCAGATTTTCGGCGGGCCGGTGTTTGTCACCGACTATCCGAAGGAAATTAAGGCGTTCTATATGCGCCAGAACGACGACGGCAAGACGGTCGCCGCTGTGGACTGCCTTGTGCCGGGAATCGGCGAAATCATCGGCGGTAGCCAGCGCGAAGAACGTCTGGAACTGCTGCAAAAGCGCATGGCCGAGCTTGGAATGAATGAAGAAAATTACCGCTGGTACCTCGACCTGCGTCGTTACGGCGGCCCGAAACATGCCGGCTTCGGCCTTGGATTTGAACGCCTTGTCATGTATCTAACCGGCATCTCAAATATCCGCGATGTCCTGCCGTTCCCGAGAACGACAGGTTCTGCGGAATTCTAA
- a CDS encoding sugar transferase: MPVSPSPQTIAYDIKNSHKVADLKLYPSISFTPSQRRYCVVKRALDIILSSLLLLLLSPLFLTIALIVKATSRGPVLFRQKRMGQFGKTILVYKFRTMYCSAPNVATCKLHNPDQYITPVGRFLRVTSLDELPQLINILHGDMSFIGPRPLILSETEIHTGRMQRGIYYLRPGLTGLAQINGRDLVSQRQKIRYDEEYLHSFSFKMDCKIFFQTIKAVLKRDGISEGDSAFRGNSDASSESKDFSQSDNVRT, translated from the coding sequence ATGCCCGTTTCGCCTTCACCTCAAACGATTGCTTATGATATTAAAAATTCACATAAGGTAGCCGACTTAAAATTATATCCGTCCATTTCATTTACACCCAGCCAACGGAGATACTGTGTTGTAAAACGCGCTTTAGATATCATTCTTTCCAGTCTGCTATTACTGCTTCTTTCGCCTCTTTTCTTAACAATAGCTTTAATAGTTAAAGCCACTTCACGCGGTCCAGTATTGTTCCGTCAGAAACGAATGGGACAATTTGGAAAAACAATTCTCGTTTATAAATTCCGCACGATGTACTGCAGTGCCCCTAATGTGGCGACCTGCAAACTGCATAATCCGGACCAATATATAACACCTGTGGGGCGTTTCCTCCGCGTGACAAGTCTGGATGAGCTTCCTCAGTTGATCAACATTCTGCACGGCGATATGAGCTTTATCGGGCCGCGTCCATTGATTCTCTCGGAGACAGAGATTCACACAGGCAGAATGCAGAGAGGTATTTACTATCTCCGTCCGGGGCTTACTGGTCTTGCACAAATCAACGGACGTGACCTTGTTTCGCAGAGACAAAAAATCCGTTATGACGAAGAATATCTTCATTCCTTTTCCTTTAAGATGGATTGCAAAATCTTTTTCCAGACAATTAAAGCTGTGTTAAAACGAGATGGAATCTCGGAAGGGGATTCGGCATTCCGCGGAAATTCCGATGCTTCTTCTGAATCAAAAGATTTTTCACAAAGCGATAACGTGAGAACATAA
- a CDS encoding ABC transporter permease, whose product MVKYTIKRILMLIPVLLGVSLVVFLIMRVFSPDPAPVVLGEHASQEAMDAWRESHGLNQPILVQYFDFLKNALTGNFGTSYYTNKPVSQEIFARFPATVELAICAIIIAAVLGVILGTVAAVHKNTIADYASTLLALAGISMPIFWLGILFILLFTGALHILPSSGRIDPMLQPVGGTGLYLWDTLTAGDFEAFGNAVQHLIMPTLALSLYSMAIITRMTRSSMLDTLNQDYIRTARAKGITNRRVIRHHALRNAMIPITTVIGLQFGSLLGGAVLTETVFAWPGIGKYTVECIQKSDFPVVQAVVLIIATIYVIINLIVDLIYAFLDPRIKYSKEEG is encoded by the coding sequence TTGGTAAAATACACCATCAAACGAATATTGATGCTGATCCCGGTGTTACTTGGTGTTTCGCTCGTGGTTTTTCTGATCATGCGCGTTTTCTCACCGGATCCGGCGCCAGTTGTACTTGGTGAACATGCCAGCCAAGAGGCAATGGATGCATGGAGAGAGAGTCACGGCCTGAACCAGCCAATTCTGGTTCAGTATTTCGACTTTCTGAAAAATGCGTTAACGGGAAATTTCGGAACATCATATTACACAAATAAGCCTGTCTCACAAGAAATCTTTGCGCGTTTTCCGGCAACCGTTGAGCTTGCCATCTGCGCAATCATCATCGCTGCCGTGCTGGGTGTTATTTTGGGCACAGTCGCTGCTGTACATAAAAACACGATTGCGGATTATGCCAGCACCCTGCTTGCTCTTGCCGGCATCTCCATGCCGATTTTCTGGCTCGGCATTCTGTTCATTCTTCTGTTTACAGGTGCACTTCATATTCTGCCCAGTTCCGGAAGAATCGACCCGATGCTCCAGCCGGTCGGCGGTACCGGCCTCTATCTCTGGGATACGCTTACTGCCGGAGATTTTGAAGCCTTCGGAAATGCAGTACAGCATCTTATTATGCCTACGCTTGCGCTTTCGCTGTATTCCATGGCAATCATCACCCGCATGACTCGTTCCAGCATGCTTGACACGCTGAATCAGGACTATATCCGTACCGCACGTGCAAAGGGCATTACAAACAGACGTGTCATTCGTCACCATGCGCTTCGCAACGCCATGATTCCGATTACAACGGTCATCGGCCTGCAGTTCGGTTCCCTGCTCGGCGGCGCCGTGTTGACCGAAACAGTGTTTGCATGGCCGGGCATCGGCAAATACACAGTAGAGTGTATTCAAAAATCGGACTTCCCTGTGGTACAGGCTGTCGTGTTGATCATTGCAACGATTTATGTGATTATCAACCTGATTGTTGACTTGATCTATGCCTTCCTGGATCCCCGTATCAAGTATTCAAAGGAGGAGGGGTAA